The Pyxidicoccus sp. MSG2 DNA segment AGGTCAGCGTCTTCGTGGACCTGTTCCTCAAGGAGCAGCAGATCCAACGGCAGGCGGCGCAATTGCGCCAGCGCGAGCGCGAGTCCCTGGAGCGGCAGAGCGAGCTGCGCTACCGGCGGCTCACCGAGTCGCTGCCCGAGGTCATGTGGGCCGCGCGGCCGGACGGCTCGTTCACCTACGCCAACCGCGCCGGGCGCGACTACACCGGCATCCAGGAGGACGAGCCGTTGTCGCTCGCCACCTTCCTGGACTTCGTCCACCCGCTGGACCGCGAGGACATGCGCGGCGTGTGGGAGCAGGCCATCCGCCTGGGCCAGCGTGTGGAGCGCGAGTTCCGCCTGCGCCGCTTCGACGGCGTCTACCGCTGGCACCTGGCGCGCGCGGTGCCGGAGCGCGACGAGTCCGGACAACTGGTGGGCTGGATTGCCATCGCCACGGACATCGACGACAAGCGCCGGGCGGAAGAGGCCCTGGGGCGCTTCAAGACGACGCTGGACGCCACGCTCGACTGCGTCCTCATGTTCTCTCCCGACTCGCTGACGCTCACCTACGCCAACGCGGGCGCGGCCAAGCAGCTTGCCGGCACCGTGGACGAGCTGGTGGGGCTGTCCGTGCTGGAGGTGGAGGGCGCCTTCGACGACGCGGGCTACCGCAAGCTGCTGGCCCCGCTGCTCAGCGGCACGCTGCCGAGCCAGACGTACTCCACCACCCACCGCCGCCGGGACGGCAGCGAGGTGCCGGTGGAGGTGGTGCTCCAGTACGTGGCCGCCGACGAGGGCCCGGGCCGCTTCATCTCCGTGGCGCGCGACATCACCGAGCGGCAGCGCGCGGAGACGGCACTGCGGCTGGCCAGCGAGGCCAAGGATGCCTTCCTCGCCGCGGCCAGCCACGAGCTGCGCACCCCGCTGGCGGCGGCCAAGGGCCACGCGCACCTGGCGCTGCTCAAGCTGGGCAACGAGACGGAGGCCGGCCCGGGCAAGTCGCTGAAAATCATCAACCGGCAAATCGACCGGATGGCCAAGCTGGTGGAGGACCTGCTGGACATCAGCCGGCTCCAGGCGGGCCGTCTGTCGCTGGAGCTGGAGCGCTTCGACATGAGCGACCTCGTGCGCGAGACGAGAGACCGCATGGCGGTGCTCTCCCAGGGGCACGAGCTGCACGTGGAAATGCCGGAGCACCTGGAGGGCACGTGGGACCGCGGGCGCCTGGACCAGGTGCTCACCAACCTCCTGTCCAACGCCATGCGCTACTCCCCCGAGGGCGGGCCGGTGCTGGTGCGGCTCACCGGCGAGGGCGAGGCGGGCGTGCACCTGGCGGTGAAGGACCGCGGGGTGGGCATCCCCAAGGAGAAGCAGTCGCTCATCTTCGAGCGCTTCGGCCGCGCGCACGGCAGCAAGTACGGCGGCCTGGGGCTGGGGCTCACCATCAGCCAGGGCATCGTCGAGCAGCACGGCGGCCGCATCTGGGTGGAGTCCGCGGGCCAGCCCGGCGAGGGCTCCACCTTCCACGTGTGGCTGCCGCGCGAGACGGTGCCGCAACTGGCCACCGTGCACCAGGCGTCCAGCACCCGCACCGCGAGCTGAGGGCCGCGCTCCGCGCTACTGCACCCGGGGCGGCCCCCCGGGGCGCAGCGGGCTCACGCCCGTCACCGACAGCACCCGCGTGGAGGGCTCCAGCCGGTACGTCACCACGTGGTTGGAGGCGCGCAGCTCGAACTCCTCCGCCGCCTCCTCGTCGCTGACCCACTGGCGCAGGCCCACCGTCGCGGCGACGCCCGCGAGGAGCGAGTCCAGCACCGCGCGGTCCCCCGGGGCCAGCGCGGACCACGCGGCACGCGCCTCCCACGCGGTGGCGACCCGCCACGCTCCGCCCTTCTTCCTTCCCATGCTCACGCGGAGCCGGGGGTCCGGCGGATGTCCACCAGCATGAGGGTCCGTGCCGTGTCGTCCCGCTCGTAGGTCACCACCAGCGTGGCCACGGTGAGGTGCTGCCGGGCCGGCTGCTCGGTGATGGGCGCATTCAGCCTTCCGTACTTCGCGGCCAGGTCATCCACGGCGTGCTGGAACGCATCGAAGAGGGCGGTGGACATCAGCCCGACTTCCTTCCACGCCTGGGACGTGAAGACGACGCGGTAGGGTCCGGTGGCTTTGGGGAGGGTGCGTTGCATTGTGCTGGGCAGGCTGGGGGGACGCGGAATGCTGTCACGGGGGACCCGGCCCACGACTCCCTGGCCACAGGGCTTCGCCGGACTCCAGGCGACGGCATTCCATCGAGTGACTTCAGAGGGGGAACGGCAATATCCGCCGGGTCCGGGTGGGAACATCCGCCCACCCGTCGGCGGGGTGCTCGCGACCGGCTTCTTCGCCGGCCGGGTGGCTCGCTACCGGGAGGCTGACGGGGGCGGAATGGTGGTCAGCCGGAGCGTGACTTCCGTCAGCCGGATGGCGGCCCGCGCGGAGTCCACCTGGTACAGCAGGACGAAGTCCCCCACGGTGAGCGACAGCGCCGTGTCCACCCCGGCCTCCTCGATGAAGCGTGGGTCTGGCAGCCGCCCTTCGGAGGCGAGCGTCGCCAGCGCCGTCAGCCGCTGCTGGAGGACCCCATAGTCTTGATGGGAGAGGTGGCCGAGCTGGCGCCATGCGGACGGCGCGACCTCGACTGCGTACGAGGGGAAGGATGGGGGTGTGGGGGATTCCATGCGCACCCACCCCAAAGCAACCTCCGCACCAGCCCGAAGGTGCCAGGAATCAGACGTTTGGCTCATGCCCGGGGGAGGGAGCCTGTAGGAATTCCGGAGCCGCTCGCACCGGGGTCTGTAACTTTTGCGAGTCGCGTGTCTCCGGTGCGCGTTTCGGCCCCGCGGGGCTGTTGCCTCGCGGACAGGCGGAAGATTTTGGGGTGCGTCACCGCTCCCGCCGCGCGGCGCCGGACCAATCATGCCCTGCCAAGCGCGCAGGGCCCTCCGCTTCCGTATGCCGAGCATCGCCGACCTCATCGACACCCACCGCGAGCTGCTCGTGCGGCGCTTCCTGGAGGAGGCCAGCAAGCTGGACAGCGCCAGGGACCTGCGGCCCTCCGAGGTCATCAACTCCCTTCCCGAGTACCTCTCCCTGCTCGCCGTCATCTCCCGCCAGGGACGCCGCGAGGACGCGGCGCGGACGAAGCAGCGGCTGGAGGACACGCACATCAGCGGGCGCCTGCGGCTGGGCTACAACCAGGACGAGGTGACGAGCGAGTACGTCCTCATGGGTCGGCTCATCGCCGGGCTCTGGGAGGAGCTCCCGCTGGAGGCGCAGCCCTCGCCGGAGGACTCGCAGCTGCTCTTCACGGAGCTGGACGCCGCCATGGACTCCACGGTGGCCCT contains these protein-coding regions:
- a CDS encoding PAS domain S-box protein, giving the protein MTPSEHIPAERTQDGAARPRASILMVDDHPSNLLALEAILDPLGQELVKATSGEEALKFLLKRDFAVILMDVQMPGLDGFQTATIIKQRERTRTIPIIFLTALSRDAAHVFKGYAHGAVDYLLKPFDPEILRSKVSVFVDLFLKEQQIQRQAAQLRQRERESLERQSELRYRRLTESLPEVMWAARPDGSFTYANRAGRDYTGIQEDEPLSLATFLDFVHPLDREDMRGVWEQAIRLGQRVEREFRLRRFDGVYRWHLARAVPERDESGQLVGWIAIATDIDDKRRAEEALGRFKTTLDATLDCVLMFSPDSLTLTYANAGAAKQLAGTVDELVGLSVLEVEGAFDDAGYRKLLAPLLSGTLPSQTYSTTHRRRDGSEVPVEVVLQYVAADEGPGRFISVARDITERQRAETALRLASEAKDAFLAAASHELRTPLAAAKGHAHLALLKLGNETEAGPGKSLKIINRQIDRMAKLVEDLLDISRLQAGRLSLELERFDMSDLVRETRDRMAVLSQGHELHVEMPEHLEGTWDRGRLDQVLTNLLSNAMRYSPEGGPVLVRLTGEGEAGVHLAVKDRGVGIPKEKQSLIFERFGRAHGSKYGGLGLGLTISQGIVEQHGGRIWVESAGQPGEGSTFHVWLPRETVPQLATVHQASSTRTAS
- a CDS encoding type II toxin-antitoxin system RelE family toxin, whose translation is MESPTPPSFPSYAVEVAPSAWRQLGHLSHQDYGVLQQRLTALATLASEGRLPDPRFIEEAGVDTALSLTVGDFVLLYQVDSARAAIRLTEVTLRLTTIPPPSASR